The bacterium sequence TCTCTACCTTGTTTTGTAACATGTGTAGACCAAACCCCTTTCTTCCCCTTTTGTTGTCTTTCTTAAAAGCTTCATTCCCAAAAAGGAGAACATCCTGATCCATTGCTTTAAAGGATTCAGACTCTGCTATCTTGTCAATATTCTCCAGGTAAGTATCTCGAATCTTCTCATTCTGTTTGTCAGAGATACTTGCTTGAATATCCACGAGTCTCTGTGCCTTATCCATAAGGTAATCTCCAAATTCAGCTGGCAGGAGATAATCTCTGGGCCAGATAACCCCCCTATTTATGTGAACTTTCGTTCCCTCCCACTGCCTTGGTTGTGGCATTTCAATAAATCCAAGAATGATAAATCTACCCAATTTCGAAAATACGAAAGATTGCCTTTCGCTAATGACTACGTCAATATCTATAGTGCGAAGAATATACCGATTAATATTCGGAGGTATGTTTGGATAGTCGAACTGCTCAATCTTATCCAATGGTAGTATGTGCTGTTCGTAGTGCCCAGGATGTAGCCTACACCCCATCATGAACTTTTTCCATTCTGTCAACGCACTATTTGCACAATGAAGTTTGTGCGAGAAATGAGAAATTTCTTGCTTCTCAATAATGAAAAGAAGCACTCGCCAGGAGATTGACACACAAAACTTCAGGAGCCAAGACCCATATGTAATCTTTTTTCCTGTGTCATTATTTGCAGGATGAAAAATTGTATTAGCAAATTCTGTTTCCCAAGCATTCAACTGCGTTTCGCAATCCCGGCATAGCCAGTGCAGTTTATAACCATCCTGTACCCGTTTGTTAGGTTCTGTGCCGAAGCGTAAGTAACCTGTACCCGATGAGTTCTTAAGCCACTTATAGACGAAACGAGGAATAATATGGCTTTCCTGTAAAGCGGCTTTCTTATCACAAAGTCGGCATATCCCTTTCACAATTCCTTATCCCCCTTTCCGTTTCTTCTCCGAGTCCCATCTTCGCTGGTTCTGTCCGAGTTGCATCTTCTTCACTTCTTCTCTGAGCTGCTTCTTCTGCGGGCTAACGACTGAGCTCACCTGCCGCCAACAGGATGGGCACAAAACTTTGAAAGACTACTAACCTTTGATAGGGCACAAAACTTTGAAAAAACCGCTACACTGTTGGCGGTCAGGTGCAGCGATTTGTTAGGTGGCCATTTTTGTTTTATCTTCTAACATTATACCAGAATCTGTCGCAAAATTCCTTATTCGCTATCACCTTTTCTGGATGCCTTAAAAACCTTGGGAGAAATCTGAAATAATACCAATCGCCAAATTCATCAAAAGCTCTTGCTGAAGTAGTCACATAAGCATCAGTAATGACTTTAAATCTCTTCCTTTTTTGCTTACCAAATTTCTTAAGGTTCCACGCAAATATTGAATCCTCAGCACAATAAAGTGATTCATCGAACCCACCCATTTCTTCAAATGTCTTCTTTCCTGTAAATAGCATTCCAACCATAATACCAAATAGCCACATATAAGGAAATTTTGTTATGCAATATGTGCAAAAAATACCAAAAGAATTTCTCTCAAGCTTTACATCCGTTCCACCACCAATATATTTTCCACAGGACATTGCTTCATCAATCAGTGTAAACATATTAGGAGTTATGGTGCTATCGGCATCCAAAAAGGCAAGTATATCACCTTTGGCTACAGATACCCCTTTATTTCTTACCGAGGCAATCCGCCTTTCTTCTTCAAGAACAATCTTGGTTTTATAATCCAGAGCAATCTTTTCTGTATTATCAGTAGAACAGTTGTTGACCACTATAGTTTCAATCAAAGATGGCTTTCCATAATACTCCTTTGCTCTCTCAACTGATTCAAGGCACTTTCCAATAAATTTTTCTTCATTGTATGCAGGAATAATCAATGAGATTTTCGGCTTTTCCATATCAAATTCTTGACACCTAACGATAAAGTTCAGGTGCGGCGGGGAGAATTACCACAAAACTTTGTAAGTACGATTACCTATTGAAATACTACAAAACTCTCAATCACGGCACAGTCCCCCGCCGTCCGCTGCAACGATTTGTTAGACTTTTATTGGTTGCTGTCTCTCTTTATTCTGGCCACCTCATAAATAATCATTTAAAACCAAAACCTTTATTCCTTTTATCTTTTTGAGTTTTTTGTCATTAGTGAGAAATACATCGGCTCCAACATCAATAGCTGTAGAAAGCTGAATAGAATCTACTGTTTTGAGGTCTGGATATTGCCCTCTTAATCTCCCAGCTTTTTCAGCTATATCAGTAGAGATTTCTATCAAATTAAGATTTCTTCCATATTTGAGGAACTCAACAAATTTCTTTGCCAGTTTTTCATCTCCAACTTCAACTGGTTTAGATAGAACTTCAGTTAGGGTTATGACAGAAGAAAAAGCAACCAATCGTTCTGACAAAAAAGAGGTGACCACTTCTTTAACA is a genomic window containing:
- a CDS encoding glycosyltransferase, which codes for MEKPKISLIIPAYNEEKFIGKCLESVERAKEYYGKPSLIETIVVNNCSTDNTEKIALDYKTKIVLEEERRIASVRNKGVSVAKGDILAFLDADSTITPNMFTLIDEAMSCGKYIGGGTDVKLERNSFGIFCTYCITKFPYMWLFGIMVGMLFTGKKTFEEMGGFDESLYCAEDSIFAWNLKKFGKQKRKRFKVITDAYVTTSARAFDEFGDWYYFRFLPRFLRHPEKVIANKEFCDRFWYNVRR
- a CDS encoding PIN domain-containing protein, whose translation is MMNISHEFEQINTIFIDTAPIIYYIEAHSQFGPLVKEVVTSFLSERLVAFSSVITLTEVLSKPVEVGDEKLAKKFVEFLKYGRNLNLIEISTDIAEKAGRLRGQYPDLKTVDSIQLSTAIDVGADVFLTNDKKLKKIKGIKVLVLNDYL